In Meiothermus ruber DSM 1279, the following proteins share a genomic window:
- a CDS encoding phosphatidate cytidylyltransferase, protein MIPNARPDPSLPTRIISSLIGVLVLFVVLWEGRIFMLLALMLILVVGSFELRYMLRNKGIELNMAFLIGGGLVMLLFSLPQLHDVYPGVPWREIALGLVLIGAFSSELIVGANIQRFAYSLMAFLYLPWTLGFFLLLRHSPDGNVGLWILALPLITSFANDIGGYFVGRYFGKHKLAPTISPGKTVEGSIGGIATSLLLLFLFTTIVRSAYPESPFALFRPVELFVVNLVLSFAAQLGDLTESMLKRYCGVKDSGYFLPGHGGLLDRLDSHLFTVPLTYYLLTIFI, encoded by the coding sequence GTGATACCCAACGCCCGACCCGACCCTTCATTGCCGACCCGCATCATCTCTTCGCTGATCGGGGTGCTGGTCTTATTCGTGGTGCTGTGGGAAGGCCGCATCTTCATGCTGCTGGCCCTGATGTTGATTCTGGTGGTGGGCTCCTTTGAGCTGCGCTACATGCTGCGCAACAAAGGCATCGAGCTGAACATGGCCTTTTTGATTGGGGGAGGGCTGGTGATGCTTTTGTTCAGCCTACCCCAGCTCCACGACGTTTACCCAGGCGTGCCCTGGCGGGAAATTGCCCTGGGGTTGGTGCTTATTGGCGCGTTCAGTTCGGAGCTAATCGTGGGCGCCAACATCCAGCGGTTTGCCTATAGCCTGATGGCCTTTTTGTACCTGCCCTGGACGCTGGGGTTCTTTCTGCTGCTGCGCCACTCACCCGACGGCAACGTGGGGCTCTGGATCCTGGCACTGCCGCTCATCACCAGCTTTGCTAACGACATCGGGGGCTATTTTGTGGGGCGCTACTTTGGAAAACACAAGCTGGCCCCCACCATCAGCCCCGGCAAGACCGTGGAGGGCTCGATTGGTGGGATTGCCACCAGCTTACTGCTGCTTTTTCTTTTTACTACCATCGTGCGCTCGGCCTATCCCGAGAGCCCTTTTGCCCTATTCAGGCCGGTGGAGCTGTTTGTGGTCAACCTGGTGCTCTCGTTTGCTGCCCAGCTCGGCGACCTGACCGAGTCCATGCTCAAGCGCTACTGCGGGGTCAAAGACTCGGGCTACTTCCTACCCGGCCACGGGGGGCTCCTGGATCGGCTGGACTCGCACCTGTTCACGGTTCCACTTACGTACTACCTGCTCACCATCTTTATCTGA
- the dxr gene encoding 1-deoxy-D-xylulose-5-phosphate reductoisomerase, translated as MNDNPKRVVVLGSTGSIGTQTLDVCRWRGYRVVGLVAGKNLELLTQQIAEFRPEVVAADPSILPELESRFPGLRTADALEVAAWPAEVVVGAIPGLAGLPGVRAAVQQGRRLALANKESMVAAGPLLWQEAEQSGAEIIPVDSEHSALFQSLLGEPLDDVAELILTASGGPFLREPADLSSVTPQMALQHPRWKMGPKVTIDSSTLFNKGLEVLEAVQLFKVPIEKVKVQIHPQSYVHSMVRFQDGNLKAQLGPTDMRLAIQYALTHPQRPPSPLREAPIPERLEFYPPDTRRFPALALAYEAGRMGGLAPVVLNAADEIAVEAFLQGQIGYLEIPRVLEKVLQQTPAGALTWDNIAYADLEARRWAREYLKVKV; from the coding sequence ATGAACGATAATCCCAAACGCGTTGTGGTGCTGGGCTCAACCGGTTCTATTGGCACCCAGACCCTGGATGTCTGCCGCTGGCGGGGCTACCGGGTGGTGGGGTTGGTGGCCGGTAAGAACCTGGAGCTTTTGACCCAGCAGATTGCTGAGTTTCGACCCGAGGTAGTGGCCGCCGACCCTTCCATCCTCCCCGAACTCGAGTCCCGCTTTCCCGGTTTGCGCACCGCCGACGCCCTCGAGGTGGCCGCCTGGCCGGCCGAGGTGGTGGTGGGAGCCATACCGGGCCTGGCGGGCCTGCCGGGGGTGCGGGCAGCCGTACAGCAAGGCCGCCGCCTGGCCCTCGCCAACAAAGAGAGCATGGTGGCCGCCGGGCCGCTGCTGTGGCAGGAGGCCGAGCAGAGCGGGGCCGAAATTATCCCGGTGGACTCAGAGCACTCGGCCCTGTTCCAGAGTCTTTTGGGCGAGCCGTTGGACGACGTAGCCGAGCTGATTCTCACAGCTTCTGGCGGGCCTTTTTTGCGGGAACCGGCCGACCTTTCCAGCGTTACCCCCCAGATGGCCCTCCAGCACCCCCGCTGGAAGATGGGGCCCAAGGTGACCATTGACTCTTCGACGCTTTTCAACAAGGGCCTCGAGGTGCTGGAAGCCGTGCAGTTGTTCAAAGTGCCCATCGAGAAGGTCAAGGTGCAGATTCACCCCCAATCGTATGTGCACTCCATGGTGCGCTTCCAGGACGGCAACCTCAAGGCCCAGCTCGGCCCCACCGATATGCGGCTGGCTATCCAGTACGCCCTCACCCACCCCCAGAGGCCCCCTTCCCCGCTGCGCGAGGCCCCCATCCCCGAGCGGCTGGAGTTTTACCCACCGGATACCAGGCGCTTCCCAGCCCTGGCCCTGGCCTATGAGGCCGGACGGATGGGGGGGCTGGCCCCGGTGGTGCTCAACGCTGCCGACGAAATCGCGGTGGAGGCCTTTTTACAAGGGCAGATTGGTTACCTGGAAATCCCAAGGGTGCTGGAAAAAGTGTTACAGCAGACTCCTGCAGGCGCACTAACCTGGGACAATATCGCTTATGCCGACCTCGAGGCCCGCCGGTGGGCCCGTGAGTACCTGAAGGTAAAGGTCTGA
- a CDS encoding M50 family metallopeptidase, whose product MSILWFLLIISISIFVHELGHYLAARVQGVGVKNFGVGFGPTLLKFERWGTTWRLNAIPLGGYAEIEGMMPGDTHGYARLSSWGKFLILVAGVVMNLLLAWGVLAALASIQGIPQTRAEVTEVLPGSLAEQAGFRVGDRILSLNGEKLTAYDQVTRFRQSTGEKVFVVLRDGAEVTLRFNWDNTQARLGIVYRPELVGYTRINFFQGFARAIGETVVAVPRFVQEFAGSIARILSGQQAQGVAGPVGIVNITGQAAEQGLGTLVGLLAAINLSLAVFNLLPIPGLDGGRILVLVANVISGGRIKPETEARLSYGGFIFLILLIVLVTINDIRNLVGG is encoded by the coding sequence ATGAGCATCCTCTGGTTTCTACTGATTATCTCCATCAGCATCTTCGTACACGAGCTGGGCCACTACCTGGCCGCCCGTGTGCAGGGAGTGGGGGTCAAGAACTTTGGGGTGGGTTTTGGCCCTACCCTGCTCAAGTTTGAGCGCTGGGGCACCACCTGGCGGCTCAATGCCATCCCGCTGGGCGGCTACGCCGAGATCGAGGGCATGATGCCCGGCGACACCCACGGCTACGCGCGGCTCTCGAGCTGGGGCAAATTTCTGATTCTGGTGGCCGGCGTGGTCATGAACCTGCTCCTGGCCTGGGGGGTGCTGGCCGCCCTCGCCTCTATTCAGGGCATCCCTCAGACCCGCGCCGAGGTCACCGAGGTGCTGCCCGGCAGTCTGGCCGAGCAGGCGGGTTTTAGGGTGGGCGACCGCATCCTCAGTTTGAATGGGGAGAAGCTCACCGCCTACGACCAGGTCACCCGCTTCCGCCAGAGCACGGGCGAGAAGGTGTTCGTGGTGCTGCGCGATGGCGCCGAGGTGACCCTACGTTTCAACTGGGACAACACCCAGGCCCGGCTGGGCATCGTCTACCGGCCCGAGCTGGTGGGCTACACCCGCATCAACTTCTTCCAGGGGTTCGCTCGAGCCATCGGCGAGACGGTGGTGGCGGTTCCGCGCTTCGTGCAGGAGTTCGCGGGCAGCATCGCCCGCATCCTCTCAGGGCAGCAGGCCCAGGGGGTGGCGGGGCCAGTGGGCATCGTTAACATCACCGGGCAGGCTGCCGAGCAGGGGCTGGGCACGCTGGTAGGACTGCTGGCGGCCATCAACCTCTCGCTGGCCGTGTTCAACCTCCTGCCCATCCCTGGGCTGGATGGGGGGCGCATCCTGGTGCTCGTAGCCAACGTAATTAGCGGCGGCCGCATCAAGCCCGAGACCGAGGCCCGGCTCTCGTACGGAGGGTTCATCTTTTTGATTCTCCTGATTGTGCTGGTGACCATCAACGATATTCGCAACCTGGTGGGCGGCTAG